Sequence from the Azospirillaceae bacterium genome:
TCGACTTGCCTTCGCGCAGGCAGTTCAGCACTTCCCACTGGCGTTGGGTGAGAATCGCGTTGCCCGGGCGCGTCGCTGTCGCAGTGCCGTTCCCGCCGCCCGCCGGACCGTCCGCCAGGGAGAACGCGGCGTCACCGGCCGACATGAGCGCCGCCGGCGGAACATAGATGCCGCCGCTGAACACCAGGTTCAGGGCACTGAGCATGACTTTGACGCTGGACGACTTCGGGATGTAGCCGGACGCGCCATGGGCCAGGGCGGCCCGCATATCGGCCACGCTCTCGGACGCGGAGACCACGACCACGGGCGCATTCTCGTTCAAGCGCTCCCGCAGGGTCTCGATGCCCTCGAACCCCGGCCACCCCGGCATCTGCAGGTCGATCAGCACAAGGTCGAGGTTCGGCGAGGCCTCGTCCATCACCTCGTCGAAGGTGCTCGCGTCCACGAAGGTCGCATCCGGGGTCAACTGCTCCAGCAGTCGCCGCAGGCCCTCGCGAAACAGCAGATGATCGTCACCAACCAGGATTCGCATGACCCCATCTCGCGCACAATCCGTCA
This genomic interval carries:
- a CDS encoding response regulator transcription factor; translated protein: MRILVGDDHLLFREGLRRLLEQLTPDATFVDASTFDEVMDEASPNLDLVLIDLQMPGWPGFEGIETLRERLNENAPVVVVSASESVADMRAALAHGASGYIPKSSSVKVMLSALNLVFSGGIYVPPAALMSAGDAAFSLADGPAGGGNGTATATRPGNAILTQRQWEVLNCLREGKSNKQIAYELGLSEGTVKIHVTAIFKSLGVKNRTQAVIAAAEMERS